Proteins encoded by one window of Lathyrus oleraceus cultivar Zhongwan6 chromosome 1, CAAS_Psat_ZW6_1.0, whole genome shotgun sequence:
- the LOC127092905 gene encoding uncharacterized protein LOC127092905, which translates to MVNAYHGGEICTSNDVGITFENAEICRFKISRKVTFGYFKERIESKLQNGFVAQIVYRNVVQFGNNLLKFVPLKVRDDDDVETMFVNHEFSGLDSIDLYIKFQPSQQTEEVNAPSDDEDANDPHVNDPQIPSIIPIEDVEEDDVEDENEAQADHYFTSLFEEGECDHVEQEVENAIPINQVFCPPPHMTTLGVSSGQTSLEWPCIPRIPKEGDIDVGNKFKNKVDCVFAIKNYHMTHCLDYRVNISDKKRYQISCSNDLCKFRLVASYRKRSDLWEIGIMTPPHSCSSTILNQDHRKLSSQLMSQSLLPLVDKDPSTKVSICIKHIVSIFKFTPSYRKAWIARNKAIEQVYGNWENSYNELPRYLLALQKFVPGTVVEMQALPIYTNDDTIVAGQVMFHRLFWAFQPCIRGFAYCKPLLQIDGTWLYGKYKGTLLMAVAQDGNSNIFPVAFALVEGETAEGWGFFLKNLRRHVAPQPDLCLISDRHASIESAYNNPDNGWQDPPSVHVYCIRHIAQNFMREIKDRNLRKKVINMGYALNRPTFNYYRDEIASTNVVALRWVDNIPTQKWTRAFDEGRRWGHMTTNLVESMNSVFKGTRNLPITALVMKEETLKSNTHQVSIFDYQHHTFSVKETMDHGEGKPMGRYKVNLQGGWCDCGKFQAFRVPCSHVIAACSKIRHDAYGLLSTVYKVSNLFGVYSNSFPVLPYDAYWPVFEGDLLCHNPSMRRNKKGRPVSRRIRTEMDTNDTLERKCTLCRLHGHNRSRCPNAGATTDLEFHKEGLLD; encoded by the exons ATGGTGAATGCCTATCATGGAGGTGAAATATGTACATCTAATGATGTGGGCATTACGTTCGAAAATGCCGAAATTTGTCGGTTCAAAATCAGTAGAAAGGTTACGTTTGGCTATTTTAAAGAAAGAATAGAAAGTAAGCTTCAAAATGGCTTTGTTGCACAAATTGTTTATCGTAATGTTGTGCAATTTGGAAACAACCTTTTAAAGTTTGTTCCGTTAAAGGTCCGAGACGACGATGACGTTGAAACTATGTTTGTCAATCATGAATTTTCAGGTCTTGATTCTATTGATCTGTACATCAAATTCCAACCCAGTCAACAAACTGAGGAAGTAAACGCTCCAAGCGATGACGAAGACGCCAATGATCCACATGTCAATGATCCACAAATACCATCTATAATACCCATTGAAGATGTCGAAGAAGACGACGTCGAGGATGAAAATGAGGCACAGGCCGATCATTACTTTACCTCTTTGTTTGAAGAAGGTGAATGCGACCATGTTGAACAAGAAGTCGAAAATGCCATTCCAATTAACCAAGTATTTTGTCCGCCTCCGCACATGACAACTTTGGGCGTGAGCTCTGGCCAAACATCACTTGAATGGCCATGCATTCCCCGTATTCCGAAAGAAGGTGACATTGATGTGGGTAACAAATTTAAGAACAAAGTTGATTGTGTGTTTGCCATTAAAAATTACCACATGACACATTGCCTAGACTATAGGGTGAATATCTCGGATAAGAAAAGGTATCAAATAAGTTGTAGTAACGATTTGTGCAAGTTTCGTCTGGTGGCATCATATCGGAAAAGGAGTGATTTATGGGAGATTGGTATCATGACCCCGCCGCATAGTTGTTCATCAACTATCCTTAACCAGGACCATCGGAAGTTGAGCTCGCAGTTGATGTCTCAAAGCTTACTGCCTCTTGTGGACAAAGATCCTTCAACAAAGGTGAGCATTTGTATAAAACATATTGTTTCGATATTCAAATTCACACCATCATATAGGAAAGCATGGATTGCTAGGAATAAAGCAATCGAGCAAGTCTACGGTAATTGGGAGAATTCATACAATGAACTTCCACGTTACTTGTTAGCACTCCAGAAGTTTGTTCCTGGTACGGTGGTAGAAATGCAAGCACTTCCTATATATACAAATGACGACACCATTGTTGCTGGTCAAGTAATGTTCCACCGATTATTTTGGGCATTCCAACCATGCATAAGAGGGTTTGCATATTGTAAACCTCTACTACAAATTGATGGCACCTGGTTATACGGGAAGTACAAGGGGACCCTAttgatggcagtggcacaagatgggaatAGTAACATTTTCCCTGTTGCTTTTGCACTTGTTGAAGGTGAGACAGCTGAAGGTTGGGGGTTCTTTCTAAAGAACTTGCGAAGGCATGTTGCTCCTCAGCCTGACTTGTGTTTGATATCGGACAGACATGCCTCGATTGAAAGTGCTTACAATAATCCAGACAACGGTTGGCAAGATCCACCTTCTGTCCATGTATAttgtatcagacacattgcacaaaacttcatgcggGAAATCAAGGATAGAAACCTCCGTAAAAAGGTTATTAATATGG GTTATGCTTTAAACCGACCCACGTTTAATTATTACCGAGATGAAATTGCCTCCACTAACGTTGTTGCGCTAAGGTGGGTAGACAACATTCCGACACAAAAATGGACGAGGGCATTTGACGAGGGTCGGCGCTGGGGTCATATGACAACAAACCTCGTCGAGTCAATGAACTCAGTTTTTAAAGGCACCCGCAATCTACCCATTACAGCATTG GTGATGAAGGAAGAAACACTAAAGTCCAACACACATCAGGTGTCAATTTTTGACTACCAGCATCACACTTTTAGTGTAAAAGAGACAATGGACCATGGTGAGGGGAAGCCTATGGGACGTTACAAGGTCAACCTACAAGGTGGTTGGTGTGATTGCGGAAAGTTTCAAGCTTTTCGTGTTCCTTGTTCACATGTTATCGCTGCGTGTTCCAAGATACGCCATGACGCATACGGTCTTCTGTCCACCGTTTACAAGGTTTCAAACCTTTTTGGGGTTTACAGTAATAGTTTCCCAGTGCTGCCATACGATGCATATTGGCCCGTTTTTGAAGGAGATCTACTATGCCATAACCCTAGCATGAGAAGGAACAAGAAAGGTCGCCCAGTAAGCAGGCGTATAAGAACGGAAATGGACACAAATGATACGTTGGAGAGAAAATGCACCTTATGTCGTCTTCATGGTCACAACCGATCTCGATGTCCCAACGCCGGAGCTACTACCGATCTCGAGTTCCACAAAGAAGGTCTACTCGATTAG
- the LOC127117851 gene encoding protein DETOXIFICATION 51, with protein MCESKINTIKDPLIFTDTEKHSKSNSTMGESQKESREMIITETKSLLALALPTALTALIFYARSMVSMMFLGKLGDVELASGSLAIAFANITGYSVLSGLSLGMEPLCSQAFGANRPKLLSLTLQRCIIFLLLCSLPISFLWFEMSRIFHFLQQDDKITQMSQTYLLFLLPDLVTNSFLQPIRIYLRAQSVTYPVTLASLVGTFLHLPFNFLLFKRGISGIAIASAASNFSVLIVLVVYVWISGVHVSTWSAPSWECFYGWEPLIKLAAPSCVSVCLEWWWYEIVIVLCGFLVDPTATVASMGILIQTTSFIYVFPSSLGLAVSTRVGNALGANRPRNARVSAVIAVFFAAVMGFTAVVFAMMMRRRWGKMFTGDEEILRLTAAALPILGLCELGNCPQTVGCGVVRGTARPKVAANVNLSAFYMVGMPVAVGLAFWFGFGFCGLWLGLLSAQVCCAGLMLYIVGTTDWEQQARRAQLLTLFDEVGNESDGQKEPLISGLESV; from the coding sequence ATGTGCGAATCAAAGATCAATACAATAAAAGATCCATTGATTTTCACAGACACAGAAAAGCATTCAAAATCAAACTCCACAATGGGAGAATCCCAAAAGGAAAGCAGAGAAATGATAATCACCGAAACAAAATCGCTTCTAGCTTTGGCGCTACCAACAGCACTAACAGCTCTGATATTCTACGCGCGTTCCATGGTATCAATGATGTTCCTGGGTAAACTAGGTGACGTGGAACTCGCATCAGGTTCATTAGCTATAGCTTTCGCAAACATAACCGGTTATTCGGTTTTATCCGGTTTATCTTTAGGAATGGAACCGCTTTGTTCTCAAGCTTTCGGTGCTAACCGTCCAAAGCTTCTATCACTCACACTTCAACGATGTATAATCTTTCTCTTACTCTGTTCCTTACCCATTTCTTTTCTATGGTTCGAAATGTCTAGAATCTTCCATTTTTTACAACAAGATGATAAAATCACCCAAATGTCACAGACTtatcttctttttcttttacCCGATCTTGTAACTAATTCTTTTTTACAACCAATCAGAATCTACCTTCGCGCTCAATCCGTCACCTACCCTGTCACTTTAGCATCTCTCGTTGGAACTTTTTTACATTTACCTTTTAATtttttacttttcaaaagaggaatTTCTGGAATAGCTATTGCTTCTGCTGCATCCAACTTTTCAGTTCTTATTGTTTTGGTTGTTTACGTTTGGATAAGTGGGGTCCATGTTTCCACGTGGAGTGCGCCGAGCTGGGAATGTTTTTACGGCTGGGAGCCGTTGATTAAGCTAGCCGCGCCGAGCTGTGTTTCTGTTTGTTTGGAATGGTGGTGGTATGAGATTGTTATTGTTTTGTGTGGGTTTCTTGTGGACCCCACTGCCACCGTGGCTTCTATGGGGATTTTAATACAAACGACGTCGTTCATTTACGTTTTTCCTTCGTCTCTCGGACTTGCTGTTTCGACGCGTGTTGGGAACGCGCTCGGAGCGAATCGTCCGCGGAATGCGAGGGTTTCGGCTGTGATCGCGGTGTTTTTTGCGGCGGTCATGGGATTTACCGCGGTTGTTTTTGCGATGATGATGAGACGGAGGTGGGGGAAGATGTTTACTGGAGATGAAGAGATTCTACGGTTGACAGCGGCGGCGTTGCCGATTTTAGGTTTGTGTGAGCTTGGAAACTGTCCGCAGACTGTTGGTTGTGGTGTTGTGAGAGGCACGGCGCGGCCGAAAGTGGCGGCGAATGTGAACTTGAGCGCTTTTTATATGGTGGGAATGCCGGTGGCGGTTGGGCTGGCTTTTTGGTTTGGTTTTGGTTTTTGTGGGCTTTGGTTGGGCCTCTTGTCGGCCCAGGTTTGTTGTGCGGGCCTTATGTTGTATATTGTTGGGACAACTGATTGGGAACAACAGGCCCGTCGGGCTCAGTTATTGACGTTGTTTGATGAAGTGGGGAATGAATCGGACGGTCAGAAAGAGCCATTGATCAGTGGGTTGGAAAGTGTTTGA